From the Naumovozyma dairenensis CBS 421 chromosome 10, complete genome genome, the window GATGTTTTTGTTTGGAATTTAAATCTGAACATGGACTATAATCAGgatgataaaaatgatatacCTGGTGCTactgatgataataaaccGTTGGACCCATTATCTGCAGTCCTTCATATTAACTACCACAAGGGTATCCGAATCAATGGACTGGCTTTCGTTTCAAATAGACATACTGGATTATTGGTCAGTGATTCTTCTGGTAAAATCGTATTTCATAGTGGACATCGAAATAATTTCTGGAAACTAGTTTATAACTCAAAGATTCTATGGCACCAGGAGAATGAAAATCTGTTATCTTCGAAAATGGTTTCGGTATCCCAACGATTCTCTTCATCTTTCAAGGATAATAGCAAATATAAGAACAATTTAATTGCCACTTTGACCACTAAATcctttataataatttcaacaAATCCGCATCCCTCCATTTTATTCAGAGAACGAATTTTATCCCAAATTTCAACACcaatttataattattctACAGAATGGTCTCCTGATAAATCAATGGTGGCATATTCGATTAATAATCGcatcaatattttcttcttagGGGAAGATTTGACTGTTGGAAGACATCctttatcaaaatcaacTTCCTTGCTTACTGAATCCATATTATCTATTCAGTGGGTAAGTAATCAATTATTAGGGTTATTGACTATATCacatcaattttttctcgTTGATATTAAATGtccaaataaaatattaatgaagcTAGATTTACTGGTCCATGATTTATTGATCCCACCTGATAAACATTTCCACTACCATAATACCAGGATTTATCTTATGactttatataattttaagATTGGTAAATTTGCAAACTGGTCTGATTTGATATTAAACCTTGTACAGCAGGGTGCATATATCAAGGCATTGAGATTAATCGAGCTTTTTCTGAATCCAAATTTCTCCTTGGCACCAATTTTAAAGTTACATTCAAATCAAACTATAAGAGAGAAACAACTAGCTGATTCATTctataatttatcattagcTACTTTGAAACATTTATTAGGTGAAAAAAACCGTAAACTCGGTGATAAGAGGGCACCATTCAAGGCCAGTTACAATAAGATATTCGACTTATTTACATTGGTGCTTCGTGTCTTCTCCGATATAGATTCAAATTCCAAGACTACATTAACTCGATCGTTCTTAGAACAATCTGTTGACTTCTTTAATAACTTTACGATTGGTCTATATTTTGAAtctctttcaaatttaatattacaAGGTACTATCAAATTGATATCCCCAACAATATTTAAAGAGGCAATCATATTTTATGCAAATTCAGGAAGGTTTGAGACAATACAAAATttggtaataaatttaaatccaATGACCTTAGACGTTGATCTTGCTTTTAGGCTATGCAAAAAATATAACCTAAATCAGATCCTAATTTATTTGtggaataaaatatttggcGATTATACAACACCTCTGGGTGATTTCATTTGTCTCTTGACCAAGAATCCTCAAGAATGTATGTTGCTCAATCAATCTGCTGATGAGTCATTagttttcaattatttAGGATCCATCCTAACAGGGGAACAATATCCTTTAACGCATGTTATGCTTCCAGTGGAAAACGGTATTCAACTAAAGGCAAAAATGGATTTATATAACTTTTTATTGAGCGGAACATTGATACCATGGCCAAAAAAAGGTGCTAATAATGATGGCGACGCACGATCAAAATACAAACTCCATACTATGAGGAAAACCGAACTGGATAAAGAACCAATATTTCCATATTTTCAACTTCTGTTAAACTATAATGTGGAAAATACGATAGCTATGCTCGACAGAGTGTTTGAGGATTCgatatttaattcaatagAGGTCGAAGATTCCTTCAAACAAGATTCGGAAGGGAGAATCATAAAGATCGACAGAAAATACATCATTGATTTGATTGTAGATAtcataaaacaaaaacaaaaacaaaaacaagaagaacatAAAGTAGAACAACTAAATGAGACTATGGTTCTTCATTTGGCAATCTTTGTGTCGACAAATTCAGCAAAATATCCGCAATTTATCAAGTTATCTAGAGATACAATTTcgttattaatatcaattcTTTGTGATTATTACGATAACCATTTAAGAATGGAATGTCAGAAGGCTATTGAGTCGATTCTACCCTTTTACTCTCCCCCGGATCCCAATATGTTTAttctaaaattaaaagaacGGGACTACAATAGggttttattttcttacTATAGACGTTCTAAAATGACCTGTGAATTATTGGAAATGGCATTACTATCtgataatttgaataaagatTACGATATAACACTGGCTGAAATTTTTGACTTTGTTTTATCAAATAGAGATTCAAGAATATCGACACAAAGTCAACGCCTCTCAGAGCAAATTGTAGCCCACTTCGATAAAATTTTAACTGATATGGGAACCGTCCAGACAATTGAAGTTATTCAAAGGTTTGATTCAAACTTACATCAAACAATTCTTGATATATCTGATGGAAGGCGACAACAGAAATACTTAGAATACTTAGCAGTGAATTATGCCAACATTACAACAGTAAATCAGGTTACAACAGAAAGAAATCTGTTTGCCAATGAAAAAATGCGAGAAATATACACGGAATTGAGCTGCCAATATAAATCAGAGGAGGAGCTATTGGCTTGGATTAAAACATTAAACTTGAAAACTGTGCACGTAGATAAACTAATTGAAAGGTTGCGTTCATCAAAAAATTTTGAACCAATGGCTATCGTACACGAGAAGCTATATGATTACGATATGATGGTTAATGATCTTTTACAATGTATTAAAATATGGTTCAAATCAGATACTTCACAATACCAGAAATTACAAAGGTATGTGAAACTAATTATCGGTGTTTCCGATGAATCATCAACGGCAGGAGAAGAGAAATGGACAGAATTGATTGCTTGTTTGATTACTATTTATTCTGGCATCATTGAATCACCACAATTAAGAAATGCCTGTAATAGAATATTACAGgaaatttttgtttccttAGTCCATGCTACCGGGAAAGCGGAAGCTGAAAGATTCGAAGTCAGAAAAAATGATGCGTTTTGGAAAATCTTAGCCCGAGTTCTGGAACATAAGGGTATTGTTCTAATGAAAGCGCAGCATGTTAACGGATTGTTACGTGACATTTTTTCGGTATATACTGTAGAGGAATGTTTATCCTCGTTAATattaaaacttttcaatgattcttCGTACTCGCTAGTTGAAATGTACACTACTTTACTCAAACAGGGGTGGTCTAtcaaaaatgatgaatgtGAAATCTGTGGGAAGAAATTGTGGGGAGTTGGATTAGATCCacttaattcaataatatgGCTAGCTGAGActaaagatattaatattctcGAAAAAGATGCCattgttgatgatattcGCTCAATGAGCCTTGATGTTGTCGTTTTTAAATGTAACCATGGCTACCATCAACGTTGtcttgaaaatttgaaacaaaCAAGCACAAATTTTAGGTGTTTAATGCATGATCGCATAAAAGATGAAAGTACCAAAGAGGAGCAATATGATTTATGATCGGTAAATAACGCCGTATGTATCAGAAATAATGTTATGTGTGTTAATATGATGCGTTATTTGGATTCTTTACAGTAACAATCCtgaaaatcaattaaaacttcagaaaaatgaaaaaacgGCATAGATCGGTTTAGGAAAAAAGCACTGAAATCAAGTATTCTATTTTAAAGCattatttgttattatgtacattaaataatatattcctAAATATctaatgaagaaaacataAAATAATCATGTAATTCTTGAATACTATTCTGTTTAACACACGAACTTGTCACATAACTGGGAAAATCCTGCAGATACGTTTATTGCATTCCAACTTGCTATAGTAGATTATGGGAAAACTAAGAACTattagattattattacacTTTCAGACTATTTGACATTCAATCTGTAACCATGCATTCCAAATTCCTTAAAGCCCGTTATTTTCTCTTATGGTTTGTCCCTacattcaatatttcagcatcatttttgatttattttatcaagTATACTAAAGAATACCCTTAGCGGTTATTTCTGACACCGGTTATCGTTGGTTTCATGGACTACAAAATTGCCGGCGCGAAATTGGGATGTAACTTTATATGctgttgttttttgtttttgaaaaataatcaataaatcTGAACTATCATTTGCTAACTACAGTATTAATTAGAATTAAGAAGGAGAAAACAACCAAAATTAGACTTATAACACTAGAGATCAATCaatacaaagaaaacatGTCAACTATTGTTGGTAACATATATCCTGATGAATTAATTGGGCTTCTTTGTGAGGAGCTAGCTTATAACAAAGGCAGCGTACCATTTTCCAAGCTTTGGGAATTAGTTGCTAATATCATGAATTTATCTAATAAGAAGATTAAGCAATTTGTCTTTCAATGCTTAGTATCGTGTGAAGATATCCGACTTTGCCATGATAGTTCCGAAGAAGTAAGAGACTATAACACAGTAGTTTCGAATCCATCCGCATACCATATTGTACTCGATGAAGATAGACTTTGGAAAATCCTAACAGGCTATATTAAAAAGGAATCTACGATCGGAAACTTTGCTTTTGCTCTATTGTTAGAAATTGCCAAATCGAAGGAAAATGGTGTCAATACCATTGATTTAGCCCAAGCTACTAATCAAGATTCTAGGAGTATCACAGGACGTCTGAAAAAACTAGCCCACTTAGTTGTTGGGACACAGATAGTTTATAAAGGGCATGTGGTGAAATTACTTAAActtaaaaaatttgttaaaGGTTCCGAAAGATCATATGTTAACATGAGAGATCATCTAGCTACAATTGTTAAGATAGtgaaagaatcaaaaaatgGGCTGCGGCAAGTGACTGACTTGAAGCGGGAACTTGGATTTGATAAAGCAAAAAGACAATCAAAGGCATTTACTGCTGCAATCTCATGGTTGGATGAAAAGCAATACTTGAAGAAAGTGCTGGTGGTGTCGCCTAATAATACTGccataaaaataaaatgtgTGAAGTATCAACGTGATTACGATGGAATGAGAAACTCAAATGCATTTGacgatgataatgaaagcTCTGATGAGGATCCTGGTGATAAAAGTGGGCTTGACGATGAGGATGACGAAGATATTGTGGAAGGATTGGAACACTTGAGTACTGGCACCTTATTGCAGGAACCTGGTTTAATTTTAGAAGAGAATCTAAGCGCAGACAAGGATTTTCCATTGCTTAATAGATTTTATCCAATTCAGAATCAAACTTACGATTTGGCAGAAAAATCTGATTTAAGTGGTGCATCAACCATAGAAGTTGTGAATAAAATAACTGGAAAAGAGTACAAAAGGGCGTTTACGAAATACAGTGAATATTACTTAGACTCAGCAGGGAAAACATCACAGGATTCCTCAGGCTTCAATATCATTCGTGTTTACGACTTCGAtggaaaaaagaaatttttccGTTTGTTTACAGAAACTAACTATAAAAGGTTAACAGGCTCATCATCTGGGATGAGCGGCTTTAAGAAAAGAGATGAAATTGCTCAAAAGGATGATTTGTCAACTTTGAACCGGAAAAATTTTGTTGCTCTAAGTAATACTTTGCATTTTACAACTGATCATAGTGGCATCCACACCTTTTTTTGGAATGGTGAAATCAAAGggttgaagaagaataatgGTCTGccaaaagagaaaaaacGGCGTCAGTCATTGGTAGAAAGAGATTCTAATATTGACGTTAGCGAGAAAAACCTGGTGAAGAGGAAAAAGATGGCTGAGAGAAACAATACTATGTATCCTACTTTGATTCACATGGATGCTATTGACCCAACTATTTCTCGAGAACAGTCACAAGAAGAACAAGTAAAGCCTGAAATTATCACGATTGGCGGCTTTTCAGCGGCTTCATTAAGATCATTAAAACGGCAGAAGGCAATAATCGAGGTATTGAAAAGACAAGGAGGAGTCACTTACCTAAAAgaacaattttttgaaaatttgtCGAAATATATGGAATCAAATACCCAAGTAGACAAGAAGACAGCTCGCCGAGATGTAGATCTGATGGTAGCTAGTGGTAAACTTTTGGATAGAGTTGATCCTGTTACGAAACGAAGAATTGTTTTCCTTCCTGAAGTAGATGATGCAACCATAACAAACTACGTTGTCAATGAAAAAGACCATAAAAAAGAACACTTTACGGATATTATTCACAATACAGACATATATTTCTTCGATCAGACTGAAAAGAATAGGTTCCACAGAGGTGCGAAATCGGCAGAAAGGATCCGGAAATTTCAGAAAGGcacaaaaaataagaaagaaacaGTTGATCGCACTAAGAAAGCAGATGTTGTTGCGTCGAATAGATCAATATCGAAGCCAAGAAAGGACCCCACTAAGGAAAGGTCTAAAAAGGCGGCATTTAAAGCATCTAAGAAGCAATCGAGAGAACTTGAAACGTTTTTCCACCTCGGTACGAAAGCTGGACTACAAGCTTTAATTATGTGCGTAGTGATTACGAAAAGTATTAcaaatgaaatcaaatgGGATCTGATTACGAGGCTATTTCCACATAATTCTTTAGATAATCTTAAAAAGCAGTGGACCATTCGGAGGGTAAGGATGGGAAGCATTGGCTGGAAAGTTCACGTAGAGAAATGGAAGAAAGTTCTTGTAAAGGGTATTAAGGATGGGCTCATTACATTAGAGGAAGCAGAACAGTTAGACCTTCCGAAATTAATTACTTTATGGAACTCCTTCAAGGAAGATAGAGGAAAGACTTCGATTTCATTGTACAAAGCTTACGAAGATAATAAgagaaatatttctttagtACGTGAAGACGATGATAAGATGTCTCCTGCCGGACTAATGATGTCCTCCATGGTTCAGAGAGAAATGGCCTCACTAAATAACACATATGCTTTTGATACAGACAAGCCGTCTATTAAAGAACTGATTGCTAATGATACACGAGGGAAAATTAGAGCAGTTATACGGTCCATATTGGTGGAAAATGTTTCTATAaccaaagaaagaattgaagCTTTAGAAAATGTTACGAATGATGAGGTTGATAGAGTGGTTATGGACATGGCTAAAGAGAAACAACTTTATCTTCATGGATCGAAGTTAGAAGCGACAAGTATAGCAGAAGAATTCTCTAACTCTAAAGGAAGAACATCAAACTTCGAGCAATCTGCGACATACTATAAGAGAATATTAGCGGTGTTTGAAGGAAGTAACGGGTTGGTTATGAATACAGAGACGGCTGACACTTCGACATGGTCTTTGATTGACCTTATTTCTCGGAAATCGGTTAATATGGATATAATTCCAATGCAAAAAGATAGTCACAGGCTAAATTACGTGACAAGACGTTTCGAAATTGGCTCTTTGACTCCCCCTTTGATTATCTATCCAAAGAACAGATTAGAAAGCTACAAGAATGGAAAGAATATTTCGATTCCTGCTGGGAAACCATTTTCAAGGCTATGGATTGACTCAACTGGAGAGATTAGGACTAACTTATGGAAGAAACAACTGAGTTCAGTTCTTTTCGAGATTTTATTTTCGCCTGGCATTACTCTTACTTCTTTACAAAAAACCTGTAGCGGTTCTGTTTCATTGCTTGAAGCATCAGAAATTTGCGACTGGTTATTTCAGAAAGAGCTTTTAGCAAAAACATCTTACGGTGGTTTCAAAGTTACATCGAATTGGTATTcattgtttctttaaagtaaataataaatatatattgtatttaaaaaaaattaagtGAAGCATTTGTTGAACCAGGTTGCCTACATCAACAGAGGTATTGGGAACAATAGGGTAAGACATCGAGTATAGAGACAGTCAATGTAGCTATTATTCCTTAGTTTCTTTTATTCTAGtacataatatatactattataCAATACTAACTATAAGTGTTAGTTATAAGTGTTCATAATGAACAAACACTTTTATACTCATCTCTTCTTGAAGCTAAGCGCGCCAGGAGTAAGATAAATAGCGGCGGTGTACGGAGTTACAACCGTCTTAATGATAGACCGTTGGCTTACATCAGACAGACCATTAAGCATGGACTAACAGTTAGGGTCTAGTGCATCGTGTTCAACACTCTCAATGTTTAGTTCAGCTCTTAAAACTCATATCTCGCAACAACATTTACGAATTGAACTCCGTACCCCACcaatttttattatactAACTAAAATCCGGGTAAATTTTATGGCAGTAAACACGGATAAAACTATAgaattaatattgaatattaagAATGATTCCGTCTTCCTTAAAAAATTACAGTTTTTCCAAGCCTTTTATACTTTTAACAGTAGATGACCTACCAGACTAGGACAGGTGTTTAATAACAGCATCTGAATGGCTTGCAAATTCGTATTTTTTGAAGGGTGAGGATTAAAGCCTGTTAAATGGTACTATTTAGGTATGCTATTTGTTGAGCCAGGTTGCCTATATCAACAGACGTATTGGGAACAATAGGGGAAGACATCGAGTATAGAGAGAGCCaatgtaaatattattccttAGTTTCTTATATCtaatacataatatatactattataCAATACTAACTATAAGTATTAGTTATAAGTGTTTGTAATGTATAAACActtttatcttcatcttttctCGAGGCGAGATGCGCCATGAGTAAGATGGACTTGATGGTGTACCGATTTAGACAGACATAATGGCAGACAGTTGGCTTACACCAGACGGACCATTAAGCATGGTCTAAcactattgaaaatttaggGAGGGTAAAACCCATACAGGAGTGTTTTTATATCTGTATTAGGGTGAAATATAGATAATTGTTTGGGCTTTTACACATTGAATCGCCAGAGAAAGTTGAATAGTTCAGCTGGTTGTAAGCCAACTGTCGATAGGGTGTATGAATTTCAGTATAACCTGAAATTCAGTATAACCTGAAATTCATACACCCTACAGGTTATACTGAAATTCATACACCCTACAGGTTATACTGAAATTCATACACCACCAAGTCCATCTTACTCCTGGCGCACCTCGCCTCGAGAAAAGATGAACATAATGTTGAACATAATGCACTAAAGCCTAACATAAATATTATGGAACTCTTCAGAAGGGTAACATTGATGAGATGTTGAAGTATATAAAGGGCAGTATGTTTCATCCAAAGTCTAAGAGCTATATTTATCACAACACCTAAAAGTGTTTGTACATTATAAACTAACACTTATAGTTAGTACTGCATAACAGTATACACAGCATGGATTAGATAGGAAGTGGaggaaataatatttacattGACTCTCTCTGTACTAGATGTCTTCGCCTATTGTTCCCAATACGTCTATTGATGTAGGCAACCTGGCTCAGCAGGTTATGAGCCCATGGGTTTCAGGTTCTGACGCACTTACAATCAAGTTAACAGACGCTTCCAACTATTAAAGGTGGTTCGACAATTTAACCAACAAAGTTCTTACCATTGATGTTTATTGGTTTGAATACCTCCAAAATAGAGGAGTCGTTGACAATATTCAAGCTTTTGCCAACCTCTCACCAGCTCAACGCGTTACTGTAGCAAGCTGTTTTAATATGGCATTAACTACATTGATTATAAACACCTGTGCTGGTGCTGCTCAGACTGAAATTAGTCACTACCTAGAACATTCTGATGACGAGAATGCTATAGAGTTATTAAAGTGGctaaaatcaaaatttctACGCCAACCGTTTCCATGCTCGTTGAAAATTGTTTGAACCTATCAAGCATGACCCATAAAGGCCCTCTTGGAAAAAGGGACTGGGCTGTTAAGCGATCATCCATCATTCTCAGTGGTGTTAGCGAGGATGAATCATTTTATTCAGCATCGCTTGACAATCCCAAGGCTACTTTCCACTCATACCGGAAAAGCATGCTTGATCGCCTCGCTGCATCATTGGTGATCTCTATCTCACCATCTATTAAGGGGAAAATTTTAGATCGCTATGGGGACGACTTCTCAATCTCCACAAAACAAATGGCTAGATTATTAGAGCGTATACCGTCCAACTCTGATACAGAGACCAATCAGGTTTTTAATGCTCATGGtaaaaacaacaacaattccAAAAAAACTTACAAACCCAGGTAATCCAATAGAGAATGTGCAATTTGTAAGGGCCCACATTCTCTCGAGAACTGCGAAGTTCTCAAATCCCAAATCCGCCAAGCccaaattttccaaaaggCGAAAAACacaaaaaacaacaaccaaCATGCCTTCCGATTCATCTGATATggttcatttttcttcgaTGCCGATTCCCCACTCTGGCACCATTAACCATCATGGTACAACTTCATCCACACTTTGCTCAAATCACTGGATCTTTAGCACTGCATGTACTAGTCATATGTCCCCTCATCGTTCTGCTTTCACTGAATTCCATACAGATGTTTCTGGGTCAGTTAAAGGTACTGGGGGTTCAGTTGGGATTAAAGGACAAGGAACTGTTGAACTTAATGGTATCACATTGAATGATGTTCTATATATCTTCCAGTAAATCTAATTTCTATTAGAAAGGCCACTCAGACTTCCAAAAGTGTCTGAAGTATTCACCGAAAACTACATGTTAGTTTAAGTGGTTTTGTGTTATGGCTTATATGTTGTTACTGACCATACAAATTTCTATAGTAAACAGCAATATCTATaagtatataattaatCCAAACTTTTCTCCCGTTTACCCGCACGCtgaattttttcttgtataTGGTCCGTTGGGTCCTTCCTCAACACTAAACCAAGATGAAGCTTTTTAATGGTATTCCCGTCTAGGTCACCCTCGTTTCGAGGATTATAATCAATACGCACATATTCTCAACTTACCTTAGTTGAACTCAGAATATTACTAGACGTCCAACTTGCTCATAGGTAAAGGTCTCAGCTCCAAGGTACATCATCGACTCAAATGTTGCTCTCCCCAAGGGACACAATAAAACTGGACcgaaaattatatataatttaccACATGACATTCAAACaatggaaaaaatatttgagTTACTGTAAATAACATAACGCCATTTCTATGATAGAAGTTCTATATAAATTAAGTTTCGTTTCGGAATATAGATATTTATgttttttccctttttcTCTCTTACTGTTAGATGTAATTTACTTCTTATTGATAGTTCAGGGTTATCTATTAATACGTTCAGggataatatatataagtcTAGTATATTAAGTGCgattatataataagcaGCTAGGATAACAATGTGATATGGTGAATACCGAAAGGGTTCGAAGATTGGTAACATTCTCTGAAGTAGCTCCAGCTGCAAAGTTCTCATTAGAAGTTCTTGAAAGGATCATTAAGCACGGCGTGTCGCATATGCAGGTAAGACCCTGGTCACATTATGTGGGTAATACACTTTGTTAGGATCCTCGTTATACTTGATCAGGGTATAACTAGTATTCAGCTTATACTACCCCATCCTTAAGTCTGTTAACTTAGGTATGGTTTAGAACAACTAAATCAGCCTTACCCTTACCTTTCACTtgctgttattattactctTTCGTCTTCTTTACTTTTTCTTACGTCTTCTTTACTTTcccttatttttttcctgtcaacataaaaaattaataaatataaaaagcAAAACTATCATTTTTAAGCCTTCCACAAATTTTTCTAGAATGGCAAAATACAATATATCAACTTTCTCAACCACTTTATTTCTCGTGTTCCTAGTCAATTTCGAGTTTATCAGTGCTTTCGAGCAATGGTACCATTTATCTCTTCAATAAGCTACAAATGGCATTATGGATTTGCTGGAAATACAATCATGCATgaatgatttgaattatgCGAATAAACATGAAAGTACCGATGCACTAGAGTGTCAAAAAGTTAGACTAGGCCATGTACATGACTCAAGGTCTTGATTGAGAAATTCTATGGTAAGTACCATGACAATAcattgataatgaaaattgtCAGGTATATTTGGATTTTAAAATGGATAAGAtaaccaaaaaaatattgtatGCAAAGCCAGCTGAACTCTTGttcattttgaagaattcgCAACTTTGCTACATGACATAAGAGAAAATGGACTTGAATCCTATAAGGAGATGATCGCAAAGAATTATAATATCTCGTAATGCAGATAGACCCGGTAAAAAAGTTGCCCAATGGTTGGTCAATATGGTCAATAAGGGATTAATAAAGACGGTGACATTGTGGCTGCCCAAAACCTTGTTAagaatattcaaatatcGAAAGAAACTGCAGAAGTCCTGGGTGTATTGGTGCATTCTGGCTCTTGTTTGTGTATTATCAGCCGGTGATATATGCGTCGTCTTGATGACAGCTAAGGGTATTGGGATAACATTTTGGGTATTCCACCTAATCCGTGAACTGACTGatctttttccttttgcTGTTTTtatcttatatatatatattcatcataAAACATTATTTGTAGATAATTCAACAAGAGATAACATGCTCCTTTTCTAAAAAatctttttgaaaatatattgtttaGAGCATAAATAAGATTCCAATATGGTAAGTAACCTGAAAGGAATTGTCAAAGGTTCTCCGCTTGGTTCTCTTAGGGGATCTTGTTTTGTATATACTGTCCATTTTTATACTTCAACTTATTGATGACATGGTTTCTTTCATTGGGAAGTTACTTTTTGAGTTCTTAGgatattgtattttttattttctttaatttttttgattttttatagTTTACGTACTTGTATTGAATATGGAAAGCTGGGTTTGTGTCGTCCAAACCCAAACAATGTACACTAAATCACTCTATTGTTATCAAGGTAACCCTTAAAGTTTACGGCTCAAACGGATCGCGCAGCCATGTAAAACTTTACAGCTACTTCATGCTTTAACATCAGGGATTTCAGAGTCTTCCCAAAACGAAACAAATAGAGAGAAACAGAGAGGAATGCAACGTCGCATGTTGTATATagagaaacaaaaatacaatatgaaaaatataagttATCCAGCTTACCAGGCTTGGCCCAGATGTTTTGAATAATGAACgtgaatatattgaaatacTTACTGTGGGTCATTTATAAAGTCAATTTTAATCACACAATACTGCGTAAATACCAATTTCATCCCATTCCCCAACATTGTATCATCATTCTTAATATCACTGTGATAAAAATTGACATATTCTAAGGAGTTAAATTCTTGAAGTCAGATGttttttgattcaattcCTTATCgtcattcaattttataACATACCCCTCAATTAGATGTGCTAAATTTTCAGCAAATATGCCTTTCAAAACATTAAAGTCCCCAATGTGGTAAAATTACTTCATGATGTCAAAGGTTGGACTACAATCACTACGTGCTACCATTTAACTTGTACCCTGTAATAACTTtaacaaaatgaaaaatttgcCTTGAATTGGCTCTTTAGCTGCATAAAAACTTAGGAAGGTTTTCCAGGCAATTTATTTTAAGAGGGACAATATCCATTTTGTAAGATTAGTTCGATTTTGGCTTAA encodes:
- the VPS8 gene encoding CORVET complex membrane-binding subunit VPS8 (similar to Saccharomyces cerevisiae VPS8 (YAL002W); ancestral locus Anc_4.129) — encoded protein: MQDDALHNDPLAESTTTASTVTDNMVTTNDNDSDIVPSDNTSLSTNYISLPASISPPIKTSGTPNYGPFTVEGNSNKLTSSTPSNQYSRADFSNVDNSENENDPSDPMTNESFFQMISDHSVSQGQESSDNSIVDNNKLIKWLNLNQICSIVSAYGNPTCFIPTKQFIIIGTSKGFVLIFNLKEHLQSILFPHVVDTNSKTSDNHNPAVGLKSSVQLLSISRDGTYLSAAYKSGDVFVWNLNLNMDYNQDDKNDIPGATDDNKPLDPLSAVLHINYHKGIRINGLAFVSNRHTGLLVSDSSGKIVFHSGHRNNFWKLVYNSKILWHQENENLLSSKMVSVSQRFSSSFKDNSKYKNNLIATLTTKSFIIISTNPHPSILFRERILSQISTPIYNYSTEWSPDKSMVAYSINNRINIFFLGEDLTVGRHPLSKSTSLLTESILSIQWVSNQLLGLLTISHQFFLVDIKCPNKILMKLDLLVHDLLIPPDKHFHYHNTRIYLMTLYNFKIGKFANWSDLILNLVQQGAYIKALRLIELFLNPNFSLAPILKLHSNQTIREKQLADSFYNLSLATLKHLLGEKNRKLGDKRAPFKASYNKIFDLFTLVLRVFSDIDSNSKTTLTRSFLEQSVDFFNNFTIGLYFESLSNLILQGTIKLISPTIFKEAIIFYANSGRFETIQNLVINLNPMTLDVDLAFRLCKKYNLNQILIYLWNKIFGDYTTPLGDFICLLTKNPQECMLLNQSADESLVFNYLGSILTGEQYPLTHVMLPVENGIQLKAKMDLYNFLLSGTLIPWPKKGANNDGDARSKYKLHTMRKTELDKEPIFPYFQLLLNYNVENTIAMLDRVFEDSIFNSIEVEDSFKQDSEGRIIKIDRKYIIDLIVDIIKQKQKQKQEEHKVEQLNETMVLHLAIFVSTNSAKYPQFIKLSRDTISLLISILCDYYDNHLRMECQKAIESILPFYSPPDPNMFILKLKERDYNRVLFSYYRRSKMTCELLEMALLSDNLNKDYDITLAEIFDFVLSNRDSRISTQSQRLSEQIVAHFDKILTDMGTVQTIEVIQRFDSNLHQTILDISDGRRQQKYLEYLAVNYANITTVNQVTTERNLFANEKMREIYTELSCQYKSEEELLAWIKTLNLKTVHVDKLIERLRSSKNFEPMAIVHEKLYDYDMMVNDLLQCIKIWFKSDTSQYQKLQRYVKLIIGVSDESSTAGEEKWTELIACLITIYSGIIESPQLRNACNRILQEIFVSLVHATGKAEAERFEVRKNDAFWKILARVLEHKGIVLMKAQHVNGLLRDIFSVYTVEECLSSLILKLFNDSSYSLVEMYTTLLKQGWSIKNDECEICGKKLWGVGLDPLNSIIWLAETKDINILEKDAIVDDIRSMSLDVVVFKCNHGYHQRCLENLKQTSTNFRCLMHDRIKDESTKEEQYDL